The following proteins are co-located in the Salvelinus namaycush isolate Seneca chromosome 31, SaNama_1.0, whole genome shotgun sequence genome:
- the gpat3 gene encoding glycerol-3-phosphate acyltransferase 3 yields MTDLCGGGMEGLWSIAVVLLPVWFSVMIGFIMIPAMFGLSLGVTSVYIQILVKILEWATLRIERGHREQPTLSVPAPLPFGLIQREGGSMEQEMGELRRYRTQSISRGEFALSDSFYFYIKGLESIVDDQVTQRFSSEELVSWNLLTRTNHNFHYISLRLTIIWGLGVIIRYCVLFPLRITLAIIGLTWLVIGTTLVGFLSNKRLKNWLSELVHLMCYRICARGLSATIQYHNKENKPQKGGICVANHTSPIDIVILANDGCYAMVGQSHGGLMGVIQRSMVKSCPHVWFERSEMRDRNAVTSRLRAHVAAKTNLPILIFPEGTCINNTSVMMFKKGSFEIGGTIYPVAIKYDPRFGDAFWNSAKYNMVNYLLRMMTSWAIVVNVWYLPPMTRREGEDAAQFANRVKSAIAHQGGLLDMAWDGSLKRAKVKEAFKEQQQKMYSSMVMGKKGRNSQEPHTESTRRQ; encoded by the exons atgacagatctgtgtgggggagggatggagggcctGTGGAGTATAGCGGTTGTGTTGCTGCCGGTGTGGTTCTCCGTGATGATTGGGTTCATCATGATACCTGCCATGTTTGGCCTCTCACTGGGAGTCACTTCTGTCTACATTCAGATCCTGGTCAAAATACTGGAG TGGGCCACCCTGCGGAtcgagagaggacacagggaacaACCCACTCTGTCAGTGCCTGCTCCTCTACCCTTTG GACTCATCCAGAGGGAGGGGGGCTCCATGGAACAGGAGATGGGGGAGCTGCGTCGGTATCGTACCCAGTCCATATCGAGGGGAGAGTTTGCACTGAGCGACTCATTCTACTTCTACATAAAGGGCCTGGAGAGCATCGTGGACGACCAGGTGACTCAGCGCTTCTCCTCTGAGGAGCTTGTCTCTTGGAACCTCCTGACCCGCACCAACCACAACTTCCACTACATCAGCCTGCGACTCACCATCATCTGGGGACTGGGCGTGATCATACGTTACTgtgtccttttccctctcag GATAACCCTGGCAATCATTGGGTTGACCTGGCTGGTGATTGGGACAACTTTGGTGGGATTTCTATCTAACAAGAG ATTGAAGAACTGGCTAAGTGAATTAGTCCATCTGATGTGCTACAGGATCTGTGCCAGAGGCCTCTCTGCCACCATCCAATACCACAACAA AGAGAATAAACCACAAAAAGGAGGAATATGCGTAGCAAACCACACCTCGCCTATTGACATTGTCATTTTGGCCAATGATGGATGCTACGCTATG GTGGGTCAAAGTCACGGTGGGCTGATGGGGGTCATCCAGAGGTCAATGGTGAAGTCCTGCCCCCACGTCTGGTTCGAGAGGTCGGAGATGAGAGACCGAAATGCTGTTACCAGTAG ATTGAGGGCTCATGTTGCAGCTAAAACCAATCTACCCATCTTGATCTTCCCTGAGG GAACCTGCATCAACAACACATCAGTCATGATGTTCAAGAAGGGAAGCTTTGAGATTGGAGGGACTATATACCCAGTCGCAATCAAG TATGACCCTCGTTTTGGAGATGCCTTCTGGAACAGTGCCAAGTACAACATGGTGAACTACCTGCTGAGAATGATGACCAGCTGGGCCATCGTGGTCAACGTGTGGTACCTGCCCCCCATGACCAGACGG GAAGGGGAAGATGCTGCCCAGTTTGCCAACAGAGTGAAGTCTGCTATCGCACATCAGGGAGGGCTATTGGACATGGCGTG GGATGGGAGTTTGAAGAGAGCCAAGGTGAAAGAGGCATTTAAAGAGCAGCAACAGAAGATGTACAGCAGTATGGTTATGGGGAAGAAAGGTAGAAACTCCCAAGAGCCTCACACAGAGAGCACCAGGAGACAATGA